In the genome of Balearica regulorum gibbericeps isolate bBalReg1 chromosome 14, bBalReg1.pri, whole genome shotgun sequence, the window AAATGCCCAGTCAAGAGAAGTTGGATAGGCTTTAGCTGTGCTGGCTTTGTCCTCTCCTTCAAAAAAGGTAGCTAAAACAGCGTTATAGCCACATCTTGGCTGGTTAACACGAGGATTGCAAAGCCTCTTAGGTACCATGGATTAACTGTAGGACTAGCAAGAAAATAATGCaatcttttggaaaaatgtCTAGTGTTTTGGAAAGTTCCACTCTACTGTCAGGGTAGAATGGAGTAAGAGAGGGTTGACAGAGAAGAGACAGGTCATCCCATCTCTCTTAACAGTTTGCTGGCCAGGCGCTCACTTGGGATGGGACAAACCAGCAAATGGAGCACCTGGGGCAAATGGCCGGTGGGGCTGAGGTCTGCAAGAGGGTGTGCCAGATATTGATGCTGCCCCAGTCCCACAGCCAAGTGCTTCTTTACCTGAAAATGAATGAGTTTTGGTCACAAAAGTGTGAAAAGAGTATTTGATTTGTTTGGCTTTAGGAAAGGCCGTGTAAACCAAATACAATTATCTTTCAAAACCTTTGGATTTGCtgcaaaagagaatttttcatCCTCAGATCAAATCTGTCCTCTTTTCCTGCGGTAAACTTACCAGATTTGTCAGCATGCTTGGGCATAAATTGTCAGcatgtttttcaaataacagAACAGGGCTCAGGGCAGACCTTCAGTAACCGAATGGTTACATTTCCATGTGTTGGTCTTGGGGGCTTTGGAGGTGAGCAGAAAATTTATGTCTCCTTTTTTGTTACATTACTTGGTAATTTAAAGAAGTTTGCCAAACTTTGCCCTTgaactgtactttttttttttttccttctaagaGTGATGACTCCGAAGATGATGAACCTTGTGCAATAAGTAACAAATGGGCTTATGAGAGGTGCAGTCAGAAATGGTCTCGTATCGAGAGCCTAGAAGGTTTCCCAGGAGAGGAAGGTGCTAGTGCATCAGTCCCAGGCAGTCCAATACTGAAGAGCATCAGCAATGAGGATACTGTCTTTCTGGATCATGGCGAAAAACATGATGTCTCCTCAATTCACAGTACTAGCAGTGGTGACAGTGACATTGTTAGCTTCCCAAAACCTTTTGAAGATGTGGCAACCAGCACGAGTTCCTCAAGATGTTCCTCAGTTAAGGTGGCTTCACGGGACTCTACTTTTAGTTGCTCTCCTCCCCCCAGTGAATTTTTAAGTGTCACCAGTGAGGAGAAGCTTTTGGATAAGTCACcatataaaaaaaggaagagccttctaaagaaaatggagaagctGCACTTAAGGACCTGCAACTTAAGGAGTGGTCAGTCAAAGGCCAAACCCATAATAAGTGAACCTGTTCTTCTGGAAGGacttaatgaagaaaagatgaagatgctgaactgtgtaaatatttctgaCCTCTCTGGCGCCCAAACAAAGAacaattcttccttttctccccagagTTGCAATAGCAGCAATCAGTCTGAAAATAGCAGCACAGTGAGCACTCCAAGTCCTGTTATAAAACCACGAAGCCACTCTGAAAGGAGTGGGGTGTACACACAGGACTTGGACTCTAGCAAGCTCTTGCTGTGGAATGATCTTTCTCAGCAAAACCTAAAAAATGACCTGAAGTTACAAATGAACCAGATATTTCAAATACCACAAGGCCATAAACCTGGCACTTTCCCCAAAGCACTTACAAACAGCTCCCTGTCTCCAGTAGACAACTCTTCCGTCAACTGGAGAACTGGGAGTTTTCATGGGTGCAGGAGGAGCCGGAGCAGAAGCAGTTCCAAGGACTCCAGAGCTCCCAGGAGTCCCCTTTCGCGCACAGATAACAGGCTAAGTATATATGACAATATGCCCAATATTGAACTTGATCATTTGGAGGCAGCACAAGTTGGTGATGATGATGTTTTTTCAGAACTGAACAATGTTATAGAAGATGTCAATGGTCTCAAAAAGTTGGTTGATCAGTGGACAGAGAAGTTCTCAGATGATGGGGATTCGGACTTTGCCAGTGACTCGACCTCTTTGTATCCATCCTCACCTAAAGAAATCTGTCTTGAAACAGAGGGCGCAGAAGACAAGACAGCAGACCTCCCAACCGCTGAGGGAGAGAGCAGCTGTGAACTGGGCAAGGCGATCAGTTCTGTAGACCTGGCATACATGACAGACTCTAAGACGACCAACAGGTCAGCCATCCCTGGGTTTCCCTAGTAGACTGTCCCTTGGGAACCCTTCCCCATTGATTGTCTCCACTCAAAATGTCATTGCTTTTCCAGAACAAAGTATGCTTCAGTAAGGCTGTTCTGGGTAGCAGGGTCTGCACCGCTGGTGGCAGGTACTGCTGGTCTGTGGGCGCTCTGGTGCCAACATCAGCTCTGGCCTCTGTTGACAGTATTATCTGCATGAGCACTTAGATGTTTGGACTCAGACTTTATGGCTAGCTTGCTGTTTTCTTACTGAAACGCTCCGTATTGCCAGAGTACCTCCTGGATGAGAAGTACCTTGTTTAAACGCAACTCACCATATGGTGTTTGGGAACTGCAGGTCATTTAGAGTCTTAGGTGCTTCAGAGACACAGGCAGAAAACTAACAGGGACAATGGAAATAGTCCTAAGCTTGAACGATATTTATCCCGCAGGCACGGGAAGCAGCACTGGTCTGTGGAAGAGAGCGTGAACTTGGAAAGCCTTTCCATCCAGCCTGCCAGCCCGTCAGCTGCCCAGCTGGCCCGGACACAAAAGCTGGCTTTGCTGAAACTCACGGCTCTAATGGACAGATACTCCCCTTCCAGTAAGCAGGGCTGGAACTGGTAAGTCATCTAACCCTAAAGCAACCTGTGCTGGAAGGAGAGGATTTGCCGTAAGCAGGTGAATTTGCCTAGGCTACACATGCCCAAGATGAGGAATTTCATCCTGTGAAATCGCTGGCAGTTTCGTGGTTATCTCAATGGCTCCAGATTTCCTCTGCTACCAACTGCACTTTTGCTCCTCGCTGGTGGTCATGTTGTTACTGATTCTAACGCACCTTATAGCTTCCTCTTTAAATTCGCCCATTTGCAGGGCATTGTCCTTCACAGAGACTGTAGGACCTGAGGTGAGAGCTGGCTGGGCTGAGAGtccatctctgcagcagcaagtcCCAGTTTGAACTGAAACGGTGACAAAAAGTCAGTCACTCGTGGAAGTGTCAGTTAGCATCTTGTGATAGGGATCTGGTACCTGAATatagaaagaagtgaaaaaagcCTGCAGTGTCCTAAAGGCGTGGAACATATTTCACAGGAGGATGCTTTATTAAAGCtaatttcagttctgaaatgaGGAAATCATTCCTGTAATTGCCCTTAATGATTTTCTGTCTATCTTATGATGCTATGCGTACAGGTATGTGGCAGAATTTGGGGATGTGGGAAGTGTAACTACATCCTCTCCCAAGCATGTAAGTAAAGTAGCAAGCGGAACTGTGCTGGAGAGCTAATAAGTTGAACgcactggtttttgttttcaggaccATAccaaagttcattaaaaaaataaaagcctctgACTACAAGgacaaaaatgtgtttggggTTCCTTTGCTTCTGAACGTTCAGCGAACAAGCCACCCCCTGCCTAACGGCATACTGCAAGCACTGGACTATCTAAGAAGCCACTTTCTTGACCAGGTATGAACTTGAGGCGGCCCAGAGCAGCTCCGGTCCATTAACGGCTCTGCTCCAGGGAACCAGTCCCTGCTTCCAGCCTTTGGGAGGGACTTTCTTGCCTCCTAAGGCTCTGACTGGGCAGAAAGGTGTAGGTCTGAGCAGGGGGGCTGTGAGGAAATAATACCaatcctgtttccttctgggaACGCCTTTAGTCCTCTATTGTATTTTTGTGCCTTGCCTGGCTGAAATCATCTGCCGTCAGTTCTCTTGGCGCGGGCAGTCAAGCTGCCGGCTCCTGGGGAGGTACCGTGTCTCTGCTCCCTTAGCAAGTAAATCTGCCACGCAGCGTTGTTATTCCCTCCGCTGTGCGGTTCCTGGTAGTGCCAGAGCTAACGTGCTAATTAAtcttctttcagctgaaatgtaCCACTAAGCAGAGATAGAGAAAAACATATTAGAGCAATGCCTGTAACATCTTTCTCTGGATCTCCACTCGTATTTATCCACTAAAAGTGGAGATGTgtgcctggcagcaggagcGTGTGTAAGATGCTACTACCCTAGCGTAGTGGCAGAAATGGGAGACCCTGTGACATGAGAAGTATTAGTTAaagagttgtttgttttttttttttcctgcgcTTTGCAATTGTGTAGGTGTGTAACATCATGCCAAAGTATGAAATGTGTGCATCCTCTGAAGTTACAGTGCACTGTGGTGGCACGTACCGGAGTGTGAGCAGTCAGTTTCTTATGAAGGCAGTGTGTTTCATTTTGAGGTCATGGTATCTATTCAGTTAGTATAAATAAACTGATGACTGTAAATACTCAGTGGCACACAGTAAAACTTTCAGCAGAAGCTTTCTTGAGATCAAGTTCAAGGAAACTTCTAAATctagtttttttctgaaactcgattgacatttatattaaaaataaaatcataatttcCCTCCAAATGGCAATTGCCCTTTGCCAGCCTGTCGATGTATTAGATCTATCAGACGTACCAGATGTTAAATCTGAACCTTGTGGACCTCTCAGTCTGATCGCGCCAGCGTGGGCATCAATGTGCGTTTACTTTTGGATGAACACACATCGGTGCACTAGAACCTTGCAGTTCTAATGCGTGAACGCAGCCCGCTCAGGCACACTCACAGATGCCAATAGCAATGACTTTAAAAGTCAAAACCAGTGAGTTTGCATTAAATGAAAACTAagcaaacaaacatgaaaattgTCTTTCCCATGAAAACGTCTTTCACAGCTGGTTGTGTGGGCATCAGTCATGGTTTGCCTGGGAGGAATATCCGTGCTGCTCCAatgatatgaaaatattttggcgTTAGATCCCACTACCATAGGGTCTCAGCTATTGAAAGGAGAGTGAAGGATCAATTATTTGTCAGAGGTTTGATTCCTGATGactcctctctctgtctttaatattttcttttgcctgcAGGTTGGCCTGTTCCGAAAATCCGGTGTTAAATCCAGGATTCTGTCTTtaagagaaatgaatgaaacCAGCCCAAACAACGTATGTTACGAGGGGCAGTCAGCATTTGATGTGGCAGATCTGGTGAAGCAGTATTTCCGAGACCTTCCCGAGCCTATATTTACTAGCAGGCTCTGTGAATCCTTCCTCCACATCTACCAATGTAGGTCACAAAAGCTGTGTTCTCCAAATCCTTGAATATCTTAATACTCAGCTGTGCCAGGCAGTGGCCAGACTAGTGCCGTGTCCCCTTGTAGTCAGAGGAGACAAGTCAGGCAGGACGTTTCTGCAAAGACGAGTTCATTCATTGTGGCTCTGGGCTGAGGAGCTTCCCGTCTGCACCCCATGGGCCAGCTATTCTCTAACATTGTGTCTTTCCTGTTCTTTGAAGGGTGACTGTAAGAACATATGTTGTTGCAGCCCTCCTAAACTGTGTTTTTAACCAGTCAGTTCCATAtgcaaaattaagaaagaatCTAGTTCCCTTGTTCATGGTATGAAGTAGCTCCTTGTGCAAGAAGTCATGTTATATGGATGAAAGTTCTTCATTAAGGTGCCTGAGCACGGTTGCTGTGAAACAGCAGCTTCGCCTGGAAACACCAGCAACTTTCTGCCTGTGCTCTCACTGTTACTGTCCCTGAGACTCAAcctggaaaagaaggaaatgtgaagCTGAAATCTAGCACTGAATATAGTGTTAAACAGGTTCCATCTCCAGTACTTTGCCCTCAAGGAATTCACTTTCAAAAAGCAGCTGGGTTGGGGAAGGAACTTGCTGTAGGGGCTTATGATGATGTTGCTACAGGCAAGTCTCTTCTTTTGAGAAAAGGTTTTGAAAGTCAAAGTACAAGATCTCTGAGTGGACTGGTTTTCAGCCTCTTTTAGGTGATTTACTGACATGAGtacaggagctgctgctgtcctgTGTATGGTTTGTGAAAATTcggttgggttttatttttttaacctgtcaGGCTTTTAGAATTTTGTCCgaaaacaatttatttgtttgaagCAAGTTTCGGTTTTGCATCCACAAATCCTTTTTGTAAGGAGGTCCACAATTCCTATGTCCGATGGACGTAGAACCATATTCTTCCATTTATTATAACCTGGCCACTGCCCCCCACCTGTCTCTTGTTTTGGGatggaaacagcaaaaagtGACTGAATTCCACTCACCCATCTTGTGCCACGTGTGACTTGAGCAAGTGCCCAGATTAAATTACCATCTTTTGGAGATAAGAAATGTACTGCTTTCACCAAGAAGCATGTTTTGTGTGCTTCTACttgaagggaaagagaagagatcTTCTACCCTTTGTAGTGGTGTAAATTGGAGAAATCCTCATGCCAGGGGCTGCGTGGCAGGTTGAACCACAGCTactgccctgcagcagctgtttggGCACAGGCTCACTGGCTCTTGGAGTGAATTAAAACCTGTTGGCAAAGCATTGTTCTCTGAATTGAATTATCTGAGAGCATCTGTTCTCCTCATGCCtgaagctgaaaggaaaagagagcagAGTAGCTATCATCATTACTtctaaagtaatattttatggGACACAAGCCCGTATTTGGATTGTAACCAGAGCCGGTTCAGGATAAGTTCATTAGCATGGTGTTCAAGCTAAAGTGCAAGTCAAGCGCCAGCATCACTAGGTGTGACCGTGCATCTTGGCAGGCAACAGGAGCAAACTCCTGGTGTGATGTGACTGTGCTAATGGCCTTTGCCTTGCCTGTAGCGAGGTGGAGTGACAGGAAAATGGATGAACCTCCAGTTTCGATGGCCTGCTTGGGACTGTGTTGATGGATGCTTCCTCTGCAAGGCAGGTGTGATTTGCATcgttttttctgttttcagacgTGCCGAAGGATCAGCAGTTTCAGGCTGTCCAGGCTGCTATTCTCCTTCTCCCAAAGGAAAACCGAGAAGCTTTGAAAATCCTCCTGTTCTTCCTGCGAGATGTGGTTGCTTTTGTTGAGGAAAACCAGATGACCCCAACCAACATTGCTGTCTGTCTTGCACCCTCTTTGTTTCACCTCAACACCCTGAGACGGGAtagttcctcctcctccactaGGTAGTAGCACCTTAACACTGGAATTGCTGCTGTCCGTAGTGGTCTTTGCTGGAACAACGCTTTCTGTAGCTGGCCTAGGATCAGTGTCTGCTTTTAGGGGAGAAATAGCGTACGTGTCTTGGGGTTTGTCTCAAATATGGTTGTTCGGGTCCATCAGGAGCTGACCACAGCGCGTGCAGCGATGCAGCAGCTCATTGTCCAGTGCAGAGAGCAATGGTAAGGCCCCGTTGTCACGCTCCTGACCGGTCTACCAGCGAGCTAGCCTGCCTCCCTCACGACTGCTGCGCTCTGCGGTTGCCCACAGGTCCAGCTGCCCTGGAATCCAGCATGCGGCCCGCTGCTTGCATTAAGGTGGTGCTGGCCATTGGAAGCTCCTGCGCGGGCACCCTAAGCCCAGGTGCAGGTTTAAGGCCCTGCGGATAGCTGGCAGACTGCAGCGGCTGCTGGCACTGGTTCTGCTGAGGATAAGGGGATCATTCCTGCCAAACCAAGCCACAGGGATTCTGTAAATTTATCTTAATAAGTAAAAGTATCTGGGTTGCATAACATCCCGTTTGTACGTGCAGGGAGGAAGGTGCCCTTGGGCCAAAGTAGACAAATCATCTCTGAGAGCATTCATGTCTTATCTGGTCTCCTGAGGCAGGGCTGTTTGCTTTACTCCGTGCTCCCGCGCATGGACAGACACGTATCGGGGTAGCAAAGGACAGCTGACTGACGGAAACGTGCACCCACCAGAGCAGCGAGCTCATCACCTCACTTGGGGATCTCAAGATGAGGACTAGTTCCAAAGCAGAAGCCGTCAGACGTGCTATGGCATCTTTCAGGGCAATAACGCGGGCTCTGGATAGcacagagaggggaaagaaaacactaaGGACTTTCCTTTTGAGCAGCACAAAACATCTGAGAATGCTGAAGCAGAAGCCTAGGGctgcccagctctccctgcGCTGAGCCGGCACGTGCTAAGGGAGCGTGCGGTCATTGCGAGGGCAGCCGGGGATGCGATGGAGCTGTcatcctgcctgcactgccgtTGTGTTTGCGCTCCTGGGAGTCATACTGTGAGAGTTGTACCTCTTTGGTTTACACGAACATTGCCCTGAAATACTAGGACCAAAAATAGAAATGgagttttctctttgttgtcACTGTTTAGAAGCCTGGATGCTTTGAAGCTTTAACTTTTTTGTAACTGGGCATTAATGCCGCGGTGCAGGGTTCCGACTTCAAAGGGTAGAAGCTGACAGGTCTGACTTTGAGGAGCAGCGCTGAGGACTCTTATCTTCCACTCAATTTTCAAGCCATTTGGCAGGAATGCACATAGATAAAAGTATCAGAAGCCAGGACTAATGATGTAATATAATGATTTTGAATTAAAAGAGGAGACTGTTTTTGAACGTGTTTGGTGTGGTTTGGGccaaagaatttaaaaggttCTGCATAGGCTTTGCAGGGTATCAAAGGAGCTTGACATTTGAAGGCTACACACAAATCAGTTTGGGGTCATTGCTGTCTTCGGCCAAGCGTGTGATGCGTTTGGGGAACACGAAGCCTTGACTTGCCTTTCTTGGGCATACGTTACTGCAGGTCTGTACCGCCCCGGGCGCTTTCgggggtgctgggagggaaTGCAGGCTACGGACCTTGCTGCAGTAACATAACACGAGCCCCTCCGTACCACGTAAGGAGTCTTCAGCACAGGgtggttttgctgctggtttCCAGCCTCCAGGCAGGCCAGCTGAGTAGGCACCGTGTACTTGTGGGTCACAGCATCTTGCTCACACAGCCTTCCTTtcaccttctcctctccctaGATCCAGTCAGAGGAAGTGCAGCTTGGGGAAGCCAGACCAGAGAGAGCTGAGTGAGAACCTGGCAGCAACGCAGGGCTTGGCCCACATGATAATGGAGTGCAACAGACTCTTCCAGGTACGTCACTTGCTGtagcaaagcaaaagccctgAGCAGCGTGGCCTGCTTGGAGCAGCAGTTTGGGCCAGAGCCCTGCAGAGGTTCGGGCCAGCCCTGTGACGGGTGTGAGTCCTGCTGACTCCAGTATGGAGAAAAGTAACGACGTTGCAGATTTGAGCACAACTATTTGTAAGAGCTGTAAGAGCATTCCTCCAtttccccctccatcccccaaCTGCTATGGGGGTTTGAGTCCCTGGGCTTGGGGCCAACTTAGCAAGTACCTGCGGGGCAGAGGCTGCCATGTGCTCTTGTGGGGAGGCCAGGACCAACCATCCCTTCTTGTGGGAGCGGGCTGAAGCTGAGGTTTTGCTGCTGGGGCTTGGCCAGAGCaacagccctgcctgtgcctggccGTGGACCCTAGTAATCTGGACCCGGACCTTGACCCACAGACTGACTTCCCGGCTTGACCTTGGCCTTTCCTCGTCATTATGGACTTGCCTGGCGATCACTAGACTGTGGCTGACCCTGGTTGCTGTCACTGGACCTGACCTCCCTTGCTGACTCACCTTCCTGGCTCAACCTCGGACCTCATCACCATGGATGTGTCTGATGATCTGGACTCTTGGCTGACCCTGGCTGCCATCCCTGGCCCGGCTCAGGTACTGTGGGACCGGGcggctgccctgccagccctgttATCCCACTTGTTTCCCGGCCCCTTTCCCTCGGGGGGCCGCCAGCCCTTGGAGCACGCGACAGCTCGGGCCTTCTCgcgctctgctccagcaccagggctgggcaggggctgctgtcCCATGGCTCCTCTGAACTGACACATGGCCCTGCGACAGGGGTCCCCCAGCACTGACCCCCCCCAACCAGCTCCTTGCTTCTGAGTGACAcctgccacccccagcccagcccggggcCTGATCTCCCCAGGGCATCAGTCCCCAACCTGGCCAGGGCTCCTAAGCAACCCCCTCCACCCCTAGCCCGACCGTGGGTCCCATTTCCTCAGCGGTGGTCTgaacccagcccagccctgaaGCCCCTTGGGGTGCCCTGATGCCCCGCACCCTACAGTCAGCCCTGGTGACATGGAAGCTGGCCCCATCCCTGGCTGCATGGCCCCCCGAAATAGCCCTACAGGGACTCTGAGCTGCCCTCGGACCTGTGGACATCCTGCATGCCCCTGCTACGACCAGATGCTGTCTGGTCACACCGCTGACGCCAGACCTGTGAGCTGTGGGGCTGTCCCGCACCGAGGGGTGCCGGGGCCCCACTGGTGTGCCACCTGCCCTGCCAGGGGAGGGCTCTGGTGCTGGCACCCAGGGACCGCCTGGAGAGGGCTGTCCCCCTTCTGCTGGTCACCACAAGGAGAtgcagctggcagctctgcgATGCGGCCTCAGCCAT includes:
- the LOC104637921 gene encoding rho GTPase-activating protein 7-like isoform X2 gives rise to the protein MEEIEAREACDWLRAAGFPQYAQLFEDMQFPIDVKTVRKDHEFLDGDAIESLFRRLNTLNKCASMKVEISRQRKRSDDSEDDEPCAISNKWAYERCSQKWSRIESLEGFPGEEGASASVPGSPILKSISNEDTVFLDHGEKHDVSSIHSTSSGDSDIVSFPKPFEDVATSTSSSRCSSVKVASRDSTFSCSPPPSEFLSVTSEEKLLDKSPYKKRKSLLKKMEKLHLRTCNLRSGQSKAKPIISEPVLLEGLNEEKMKMLNCVNISDLSGAQTKNNSSFSPQSCNSSNQSENSSTVSTPSPVIKPRSHSERSGVYTQDLDSSKLLLWNDLSQQNLKNDLKLQMNQIFQIPQGHKPGTFPKALTNSSLSPVDNSSVNWRTGSFHGCRRSRSRSSSKDSRAPRSPLSRTDNRLSIYDNMPNIELDHLEAAQVGDDDVFSELNNVIEDVNGLKKLVDQWTEKFSDDGDSDFASDSTSLYPSSPKEICLETEGAEDKTADLPTAEGESSCELGKAISSVDLAYMTDSKTTNRHGKQHWSVEESVNLESLSIQPASPSAAQLARTQKLALLKLTALMDRYSPSSKQGWNWTIPKFIKKIKASDYKDKNVFGVPLLLNVQRTSHPLPNGILQALDYLRSHFLDQVGLFRKSGVKSRILSLREMNETSPNNVCYEGQSAFDVADLVKQYFRDLPEPIFTSRLCESFLHIYQYVPKDQQFQAVQAAILLLPKENREALKILLFFLRDVVAFVEENQMTPTNIAVCLAPSLFHLNTLRRDSSSSSTRSSQRKCSLGKPDQRELSENLAATQGLAHMIMECNRLFQTDFPA
- the LOC104637921 gene encoding rho GTPase-activating protein 7-like isoform X3, encoding MEDMQFPIDVKTVRKDHEFLDGDAIESLFRRLNTLNKCASMKVEISRQRKRSDDSEDDEPCAISNKWAYERCSQKWSRIESLEGFPGEEGASASVPGSPILKSISNEDTVFLDHGEKHDVSSIHSTSSGDSDIVSFPKPFEDVATSTSSSRCSSVKVASRDSTFSCSPPPSEFLSVTSEEKLLDKSPYKKRKSLLKKMEKLHLRTCNLRSGQSKAKPIISEPVLLEGLNEEKMKMLNCVNISDLSGAQTKNNSSFSPQSCNSSNQSENSSTVSTPSPVIKPRSHSERSGVYTQDLDSSKLLLWNDLSQQNLKNDLKLQMNQIFQIPQGHKPGTFPKALTNSSLSPVDNSSVNWRTGSFHGCRRSRSRSSSKDSRAPRSPLSRTDNRLSIYDNMPNIELDHLEAAQVGDDDVFSELNNVIEDVNGLKKLVDQWTEKFSDDGDSDFASDSTSLYPSSPKEICLETEGAEDKTADLPTAEGESSCELGKAISSVDLAYMTDSKTTNRHGKQHWSVEESVNLESLSIQPASPSAAQLARTQKLALLKLTALMDRYSPSSKQGWNWTIPKFIKKIKASDYKDKNVFGVPLLLNVQRTSHPLPNGILQALDYLRSHFLDQVGLFRKSGVKSRILSLREMNETSPNNVCYEGQSAFDVADLVKQYFRDLPEPIFTSRLCESFLHIYQYVPKDQQFQAVQAAILLLPKENREALKILLFFLRDVVAFVEENQMTPTNIAVCLAPSLFHLNTLRRDSSSSSTRSSQRKCSLGKPDQRELSENLAATQGLAHMIMECNRLFQTDFPA
- the LOC104637921 gene encoding rho GTPase-activating protein 7-like isoform X4, with the protein product MQFPIDVKTVRKDHEFLDGDAIESLFRRLNTLNKCASMKVEISRQRKRSDDSEDDEPCAISNKWAYERCSQKWSRIESLEGFPGEEGASASVPGSPILKSISNEDTVFLDHGEKHDVSSIHSTSSGDSDIVSFPKPFEDVATSTSSSRCSSVKVASRDSTFSCSPPPSEFLSVTSEEKLLDKSPYKKRKSLLKKMEKLHLRTCNLRSGQSKAKPIISEPVLLEGLNEEKMKMLNCVNISDLSGAQTKNNSSFSPQSCNSSNQSENSSTVSTPSPVIKPRSHSERSGVYTQDLDSSKLLLWNDLSQQNLKNDLKLQMNQIFQIPQGHKPGTFPKALTNSSLSPVDNSSVNWRTGSFHGCRRSRSRSSSKDSRAPRSPLSRTDNRLSIYDNMPNIELDHLEAAQVGDDDVFSELNNVIEDVNGLKKLVDQWTEKFSDDGDSDFASDSTSLYPSSPKEICLETEGAEDKTADLPTAEGESSCELGKAISSVDLAYMTDSKTTNRHGKQHWSVEESVNLESLSIQPASPSAAQLARTQKLALLKLTALMDRYSPSSKQGWNWTIPKFIKKIKASDYKDKNVFGVPLLLNVQRTSHPLPNGILQALDYLRSHFLDQVGLFRKSGVKSRILSLREMNETSPNNVCYEGQSAFDVADLVKQYFRDLPEPIFTSRLCESFLHIYQYVPKDQQFQAVQAAILLLPKENREALKILLFFLRDVVAFVEENQMTPTNIAVCLAPSLFHLNTLRRDSSSSSTRSSQRKCSLGKPDQRELSENLAATQGLAHMIMECNRLFQTDFPA
- the LOC104637921 gene encoding rho GTPase-activating protein 7-like isoform X1 → MYDISKIEAREACDWLRAAGFPQYAQLFEDMQFPIDVKTVRKDHEFLDGDAIESLFRRLNTLNKCASMKVEISRQRKRSDDSEDDEPCAISNKWAYERCSQKWSRIESLEGFPGEEGASASVPGSPILKSISNEDTVFLDHGEKHDVSSIHSTSSGDSDIVSFPKPFEDVATSTSSSRCSSVKVASRDSTFSCSPPPSEFLSVTSEEKLLDKSPYKKRKSLLKKMEKLHLRTCNLRSGQSKAKPIISEPVLLEGLNEEKMKMLNCVNISDLSGAQTKNNSSFSPQSCNSSNQSENSSTVSTPSPVIKPRSHSERSGVYTQDLDSSKLLLWNDLSQQNLKNDLKLQMNQIFQIPQGHKPGTFPKALTNSSLSPVDNSSVNWRTGSFHGCRRSRSRSSSKDSRAPRSPLSRTDNRLSIYDNMPNIELDHLEAAQVGDDDVFSELNNVIEDVNGLKKLVDQWTEKFSDDGDSDFASDSTSLYPSSPKEICLETEGAEDKTADLPTAEGESSCELGKAISSVDLAYMTDSKTTNRHGKQHWSVEESVNLESLSIQPASPSAAQLARTQKLALLKLTALMDRYSPSSKQGWNWTIPKFIKKIKASDYKDKNVFGVPLLLNVQRTSHPLPNGILQALDYLRSHFLDQVGLFRKSGVKSRILSLREMNETSPNNVCYEGQSAFDVADLVKQYFRDLPEPIFTSRLCESFLHIYQYVPKDQQFQAVQAAILLLPKENREALKILLFFLRDVVAFVEENQMTPTNIAVCLAPSLFHLNTLRRDSSSSSTRSSQRKCSLGKPDQRELSENLAATQGLAHMIMECNRLFQTDFPA